One region of Microbacterium rhizosphaerae genomic DNA includes:
- a CDS encoding fatty acid desaturase family protein yields the protein MTVIPSGQGRSTVRSTMPKTPNSYTELSQRVTASGLMRRRYGYYWTKLVAAPVAMAAALVIFVVIGNTWWQLFTAAGLAILFTQIAMLGHDAAHRQIFRSGRWNDWTTLVIGNLLVGMSYGWWQHKHTRHHANPNKVGADPDIELPVISFTPDQAARRRESRWLGLGWLMAHQGLFFFPILLLEGLSLHASSIHRVFSREPLRRRWVEILFISIRLVLFPLLVFLVLSPGIAFAFLGVQLGLFGVYMGMAFAPNHKGMPIVPADVKVDFLRRQVLMSRNIRGNRMLDTMMGGLNYQIEHHLFPSMPRPHLRAASDMIEQYCRDKGVAYTQTGLWESYGIVVRYINRVGLGERDPFECPLLVQRQTV from the coding sequence ATGACCGTCATTCCGTCGGGCCAGGGTCGATCGACAGTTCGATCGACGATGCCCAAGACGCCCAACAGTTACACCGAGCTGTCACAGCGGGTGACTGCGAGCGGCCTCATGCGGCGTCGCTACGGGTATTACTGGACCAAGCTCGTCGCGGCTCCCGTGGCCATGGCGGCCGCGCTCGTTATCTTCGTCGTCATCGGCAACACGTGGTGGCAGCTGTTCACGGCCGCCGGCCTCGCCATCCTGTTCACGCAGATCGCGATGCTCGGTCATGACGCCGCTCACCGGCAGATCTTCCGCTCCGGTCGATGGAACGACTGGACGACGCTCGTCATCGGCAACCTGCTCGTCGGCATGAGCTACGGCTGGTGGCAGCACAAGCACACACGGCACCATGCGAACCCGAACAAGGTGGGCGCCGACCCCGATATCGAGCTTCCGGTGATCTCCTTCACACCCGATCAGGCGGCTCGGCGACGCGAGTCCCGCTGGTTGGGCCTGGGATGGCTGATGGCGCACCAGGGCCTGTTCTTCTTCCCGATCCTGCTGTTGGAAGGCTTGTCGCTGCACGCGTCGAGCATCCACCGCGTCTTCTCGCGTGAGCCGCTGCGGCGCCGATGGGTCGAGATCCTCTTCATCTCGATTCGTCTCGTCTTGTTCCCACTGCTGGTGTTCCTCGTGCTGTCCCCCGGAATCGCATTCGCGTTCCTCGGCGTGCAGCTCGGACTGTTCGGGGTGTACATGGGAATGGCATTCGCGCCGAACCACAAGGGCATGCCGATCGTTCCCGCCGACGTCAAGGTCGACTTCCTGCGACGCCAGGTGCTGATGAGCCGCAACATCCGCGGCAACCGGATGCTGGACACGATGATGGGCGGCCTGAACTACCAGATCGAGCACCACCTCTTCCCTTCCATGCCGAGGCCCCACCTGCGCGCCGCATCCGACATGATCGAGCAGTACTGCCGAGACAAGGGCGTCGCGTACACGCAGACCGGGCTGTGGGAGTCATACGGGATCGTGGTGCGCTACATCAATCGCGTCGGGCTGGGCGAGCGGGATCCGTTCGAGTGTCCGCTCCTCGTCCAGCGGCAGACCGTGTAG